A region from the Benincasa hispida cultivar B227 chromosome 10, ASM972705v1, whole genome shotgun sequence genome encodes:
- the LOC120088737 gene encoding peroxidase 10-like produces MPPNTRIILSFLFLILPFFFISSFSDPNYNYNQNNAYAELRPDFYDESCPRLPMIIRYHIWAAVQNDSRIAASLLRLNFHDCIVDGCDASVLLDDTNDMKGEKKAPGNVNSLRGFEVIDAIKADLETYCPLTVSCADIVNLAAREAVYLVGGPFWHLPLGRRDGLTASIKSVLAQLPSPKASLENNTAKFISKGLDLKDLVVLSGAHTIGFARCVTFKGRLFNYRGSGNPDPDINAAMLSDLRSMCPNRNDGTNANLAPLDAASYDRFDNEYYTNLISNVGLLESDQGLMADLQTARMVRDYSFDPNLFFDDFAESMLRMSLVGVVTGRDGQIRKECGAVNNDDGY; encoded by the exons ATGCCTCCCAACACTCGCATCAtcctctcttttctcttcctAATACTTCCCTTCTTctttatttcatctttttctgaTCCTAATTATAACTATAACCAAAATAATGCTTATGCTGAGCTTAGACCTGACTTTTACGACGAATCGTGTCCCCGTTTGCCAATGATAATTCGGTATCATATTTGGGCTGCTGTCCAAAACGACTCTAGAATTGCTGCATCGCTGTTGCGGTTGAATTTTCACGACTGCATTGTTGAC GGATGTGATGCATCAGTATTGCTTGACGATACGAATGACATGAAAGGTGAAAAAAAAGCTCCGGGCAATGTGAACTCGCTTCGGGGATTTGAAGTGATTGATGCCATAAAAGCAGATCTAGAAACATATTGCCCACTGACAGTTTCTTGTGCTGATATTGTGAATCTTGCAGCTAGGGAAGCTGTGTATCTG GTTGGAGGACCATTTTGGCACCTTCCACTAGGGCGTAGAGATGGCTTAACCGCAAGCATAAAATCAGTTCTTGCACAACTCCCATCTCCCAAAGCATCTCTAGAGAACAACACCGCCAAGTTCATCTCAAAAGGCCTTGATTTAAAGGATCTCGTCGTGCTTTCAG GAGCCCACACCATCGGATTCGCCCGCTGCGTTACATTCAAAGGTCGTCTCTTCAACTACAGAGGCTCCGGGAACCCAGATCCAGACATAAACGCCGCAATGCTCTCCGATCTCCGGTCCATGTGCCCCAACAGGAACGACGGCACCAACGCCAATTTGGCGCCGCTGGATGCGGCCAGTTACGACAGATTCGACAACGAGTATTATACAAATCTGATTAGTAATGTTGGGCTTTTGGAGTCGGACCAGGGTCTGATGGCGGACCTCCAGACGGCGCGGATGGTTAGAGATTACAGTTTTGATCCGAATCTGTTCTTCGATGATTTTGCGGAGTCGATGCTGAGGATGAGCTTGGTTGGGGTTGTGACCGGTCGCGATGGGCAAATTCGAAAGGAATGTGGGGCTGTTAATAATGATGATGGCTACTAG